A DNA window from Pseudomonas sp. B21-056 contains the following coding sequences:
- a CDS encoding bifunctional diguanylate cyclase/phosphodiesterase, translating to MTTTEQLSALSSILTQSGLHSLFQPIVCLSERRILGYEALTRGPSNSPLHSPIALLSVARQAGRLSELELACRRSACQRFNEQKLPGKLFLNVSPESLLESAHQTGRTLQLLQDFGIPPSQVVIELTEQTPIDDFQLLQNALHHYRAMGFSIALDDLGAGYSSLRLWSELRPDYVKIDRHFIDGIHQDALKREFVGSILKIARTSRAQVIAEGIELPEELAVLMEMGVDLVQGYLLARPQEQPSRDAKALMPRPDSGAVPLSDEVNDLSALLNEQPAMSHDTPTARVLEAFRRQANLNSLAVLDNQNRPCGIVHRHSLSDALLKPFATDLFARKPISRLMSDDFLAVELSQSLQQVSRLITSRARQRIEEDFIITLNGHYLGLGRVIDVLKLITELKIQQARYANPLTLLPGNVPIQQCLTRLLQQRQEAVICYVDIDSFKPFNDIYGYGRGDEVLLCLAQCLNERIDPSRDFVGHIGGDDFLLVLGPDDWRKRLNQLLSDFQTHCRRFYRPEHLEAGCFTALNRQGVRQDFALLSLSIGVVHLRSEACGELDASQLAELASQAKHHAKEVPGGSLYLVEAEAVECVGTVS from the coding sequence ATGACCACGACCGAACAGCTGAGTGCCTTGAGTTCAATCCTGACTCAAAGCGGTTTGCACAGTCTGTTCCAACCGATCGTCTGCCTCTCCGAACGGCGCATCCTGGGCTATGAAGCCCTGACCCGTGGGCCGTCCAACAGCCCGCTGCACTCCCCCATCGCCCTGCTTTCCGTGGCCCGCCAGGCCGGGCGCCTCAGCGAACTGGAACTGGCCTGCCGCCGCAGCGCCTGCCAACGTTTCAACGAACAGAAACTGCCGGGCAAGCTGTTTCTCAATGTCTCGCCCGAGTCGCTGCTGGAATCGGCGCATCAGACCGGGCGCACCCTGCAACTGCTACAGGACTTCGGCATCCCGCCCAGCCAGGTGGTGATCGAACTGACCGAACAAACCCCGATCGATGATTTCCAGCTCTTGCAGAACGCGCTGCATCATTACCGGGCCATGGGCTTCTCCATTGCCCTGGACGACCTTGGCGCCGGTTATTCGAGCCTGCGGCTGTGGTCCGAATTACGGCCCGATTACGTGAAGATCGACCGGCACTTCATCGATGGCATTCACCAGGACGCCCTCAAGCGCGAGTTCGTCGGCTCGATCCTGAAGATCGCCCGAACCTCACGCGCCCAGGTGATTGCCGAGGGCATCGAACTGCCGGAAGAACTGGCGGTGCTGATGGAGATGGGCGTCGATCTGGTGCAGGGCTACCTGCTCGCCCGCCCCCAGGAACAGCCGTCACGAGATGCCAAGGCACTGATGCCCAGGCCGGACAGCGGCGCGGTGCCGCTGAGCGATGAAGTCAACGACCTCAGTGCCCTGCTCAACGAGCAACCGGCCATGTCCCACGACACCCCCACGGCAAGGGTGCTGGAAGCCTTTCGGCGCCAGGCCAACCTCAACTCCCTGGCCGTGCTGGACAACCAGAACCGCCCCTGCGGCATCGTCCATCGCCACTCACTCTCGGACGCCTTGCTCAAACCCTTCGCCACCGACCTGTTCGCCCGCAAACCCATCAGCCGCCTGATGAGCGATGACTTCCTGGCAGTGGAACTGAGCCAGTCGCTGCAGCAAGTCAGCCGCCTCATCACCAGCCGCGCCCGGCAACGCATCGAAGAAGATTTCATCATCACCCTCAACGGTCACTACCTGGGGCTGGGACGGGTGATCGACGTACTCAAGCTCATCACCGAACTGAAAATCCAACAGGCCCGCTACGCCAACCCGCTGACCCTGCTGCCAGGCAACGTACCGATCCAGCAATGCCTCACCCGCCTGCTGCAACAGCGACAGGAAGCGGTGATCTGCTACGTCGACATCGACAGCTTCAAACCCTTCAACGACATCTATGGCTACGGTCGGGGCGACGAAGTCCTGCTGTGCCTGGCCCAATGCCTGAACGAACGCATCGACCCCAGCCGCGACTTCGTCGGCCACATCGGCGGCGACGACTTCCTGCTGGTCCTCGGCCCGGACGACTGGCGCAAGCGCCTGAACCAACTGCTCAGCGACTTCCAGACCCATTGCCGCCGGTTCTATCGGCCTGAGCATCTGGAGGCGGGGTGCTTTACGGCGTTGAACCGGCAAGGGGTGCGGCAGGATTTTGCGTTGTTGTCGTTGTCGATTGGGGTGGTGCATCTGAGGTCGGAAGCGTGTGGGGAGCTGGATGCGAGCCAGTTGGCGGAACTGGCTTCGCAGGCGAAGCATCATGCCAAGGAAGTGCCGGGGGGGAGTTTGTATTTGGTTGAGGCTGAGGCGGTGGAGTGTGTGGGGACGGTGAGTTGA
- a CDS encoding zinc-binding dehydrogenase: protein MKALQGVEGQVVWADEPSPTCDVGQVRIRVAAAGLNRADLLQKAGLYPPPPGASHVLGLECSGVISEVGPGSSWQVGDRVCALLAGGGMAEEVVVDGRHVLPVPEGLSLAEAAALPEVYSTAWLNLFQLAGLKPGEKVLLHAGASGVGSAAIQLCKAFGNPCWVSVGSADRLAYCEALGAQGGVVRADDIERLNDFAPFDVILDPVGASYARLNVKLLSVDGRWVLIGLMGGRESHLDLAKILAKRIQLLGSTLRSRDDQFKADLLRELGEHVWPLFTEKRLSPQLAATFPIREAEAAFAELATNQVSGKLVLVIDESLN, encoded by the coding sequence GTGAAAGCATTGCAAGGCGTTGAAGGCCAAGTGGTATGGGCTGATGAGCCAAGTCCTACATGCGATGTAGGGCAAGTGCGCATTCGTGTGGCGGCTGCCGGCCTGAATCGGGCCGATTTGTTGCAAAAAGCCGGACTTTATCCACCGCCACCCGGGGCCAGCCACGTGCTGGGGTTGGAGTGTTCCGGGGTCATTAGCGAGGTTGGGCCGGGCTCGTCCTGGCAGGTGGGCGACCGCGTTTGCGCCTTGCTTGCCGGTGGTGGCATGGCCGAAGAAGTGGTGGTCGATGGCCGGCATGTGCTGCCAGTGCCCGAAGGCCTGTCATTGGCTGAAGCGGCCGCGCTGCCTGAGGTCTACAGCACTGCGTGGCTGAATCTGTTCCAACTGGCAGGGCTCAAGCCGGGGGAGAAAGTGCTGCTGCACGCCGGCGCCAGTGGCGTCGGTTCCGCTGCGATCCAACTGTGCAAGGCGTTTGGCAACCCGTGCTGGGTCAGTGTCGGCTCTGCTGACCGGCTGGCTTATTGCGAGGCGTTGGGGGCCCAGGGCGGGGTGGTGCGGGCGGATGACATCGAGCGCCTGAACGACTTCGCGCCCTTCGACGTGATCCTCGATCCGGTGGGCGCCAGCTACGCCAGGCTCAACGTGAAACTTTTGTCAGTTGACGGGCGCTGGGTGTTGATCGGGCTGATGGGAGGGCGGGAAAGCCATCTGGACCTGGCGAAGATTCTCGCCAAGCGTATCCAGTTGCTGGGTTCGACCCTGCGCAGTCGCGACGATCAATTCAAGGCCGATCTGCTGCGGGAACTGGGTGAACATGTCTGGCCGTTGTTCACTGAAAAGCGCCTGAGCCCACAGTTGGCCGCGACCTTCCCGATTCGGGAAGCCGAAGCGGCGTTTGCCGAGCTGGCGACCAACCAGGTATCCGGGAAGTTGGTGCTGGTGATTGATGAAAGCCTGAACTGA
- a CDS encoding carboxy terminal-processing peptidase has protein sequence MKHLFPSTALALVIGFGLLPMSSDTFAANSWDKLQPDRDEVIASLNVVELLKRHHYSKPPLDDARSVIIYDSYLKLLDPSRSYFMASDIAEFDKWKTQFDDFLKSGDLNAGFIIYKRYLDRVKARLDYALAELNKGVDKIDFNTKETLLVDRKDAPWLKSTAELDDLWRKRVKDEVLRMKIAGKDPKQIQETLTKRYKNQLARLDQTRAEDIFQAYINTFAMSYDPHTNYLSPDNAENFDINMSLSLEGIGAVLQSDNDQVKIVRLVPAGPADKTKQVGPADKIIGVAQGNKEMVDVVGWRLDEVVKLIRGPKGSVVRLEVIPASNAPNDQTSKIVAITREAVKLEEQAAKKSILNLKQDGKDYKLGVIEIPAFYLDFKAFRAGDPDYKSTTRDVKKLLTELQKDKVDGVVIDLRNNGGGSLQEATELTSLFIDKGPTVLVRNADGRVDVLEDENPGAFYKGPMALLVNRLSASASEIFAGAMQDYHRALIIGGQTFGKGTVQTIQPLNHGELKLTLAKFYRVSGQSTQHQGVLPDIDYPSIIDTKEIGESALPEAMPWDTIRPAIKPAVDPFKPFLAQLKSDHDTRTSQDAEFVFIRDKLALAQKLMLEKTVSLNEADRRAQHADIETKQLAMENLRRKAKGEAPLKELKKEDEDLITEPEKTKPEDDAYLSETGRILLDYLKLNTTVAKQG, from the coding sequence ATGAAGCATCTGTTCCCCAGCACCGCCCTCGCGCTCGTCATTGGCTTCGGTCTGTTGCCAATGTCGAGCGATACGTTCGCAGCCAACAGCTGGGACAAGCTTCAACCTGATCGCGACGAGGTGATTGCCAGCCTTAACGTCGTTGAGTTGCTCAAGCGTCATCACTACAGCAAGCCACCACTCGATGATGCGCGCTCGGTCATCATCTATGACAGCTACCTGAAGCTGCTTGATCCATCGCGCAGTTATTTCATGGCGAGCGACATCGCTGAATTCGACAAGTGGAAAACCCAGTTCGACGACTTCCTCAAGAGCGGCGACCTGAACGCCGGGTTCATCATCTACAAGCGTTACCTGGACCGCGTGAAGGCGCGTCTGGACTACGCCCTTGCCGAGCTGAACAAAGGCGTCGACAAGATCGACTTCAATACCAAGGAAACCTTGCTGGTCGACCGCAAGGACGCCCCTTGGCTCAAAAGCACAGCCGAACTCGATGACCTGTGGCGCAAGCGCGTCAAGGACGAAGTGCTGCGCATGAAGATCGCCGGCAAGGATCCCAAGCAGATCCAGGAAACCCTGACCAAGCGCTACAAGAATCAGTTGGCCCGCCTGGACCAGACCCGCGCCGAGGACATCTTCCAGGCGTACATCAACACCTTCGCCATGTCCTACGACCCGCACACCAATTATCTGTCGCCGGATAACGCGGAGAACTTCGACATCAACATGAGCCTGTCCCTGGAAGGCATCGGCGCGGTGCTGCAGAGCGACAACGACCAGGTGAAGATCGTGCGCCTGGTACCGGCGGGCCCTGCCGACAAGACCAAGCAGGTCGGCCCGGCGGACAAGATCATCGGTGTCGCCCAAGGCAACAAGGAAATGGTCGACGTGGTTGGCTGGCGCCTGGACGAAGTGGTCAAGCTGATCCGTGGCCCGAAAGGCTCGGTGGTGCGCCTGGAAGTCATTCCGGCCAGCAATGCGCCGAACGACCAGACCAGCAAGATCGTGGCCATCACCCGTGAAGCGGTGAAACTCGAAGAACAGGCCGCGAAGAAATCGATCCTCAACCTGAAACAGGATGGCAAGGACTACAAGCTCGGCGTCATCGAGATCCCGGCCTTCTACCTGGACTTCAAGGCGTTCCGCGCCGGGGATCCGGACTACAAGAGCACCACCCGCGACGTCAAGAAGCTGCTGACCGAACTGCAGAAAGACAAGGTCGACGGCGTGGTCATCGACTTGCGCAACAACGGCGGCGGCTCCTTGCAGGAAGCCACCGAGCTGACCAGCCTGTTCATCGACAAGGGCCCTACCGTACTGGTGCGTAACGCCGATGGCCGAGTGGATGTGCTCGAAGACGAAAACCCGGGTGCGTTCTACAAGGGGCCGATGGCCTTGCTGGTCAATCGCCTGTCGGCGTCGGCCTCGGAAATTTTTGCCGGCGCCATGCAGGACTACCACCGGGCACTGATCATCGGCGGCCAGACCTTCGGCAAAGGCACGGTGCAGACCATCCAGCCGCTGAACCATGGCGAACTGAAACTGACCCTGGCCAAGTTCTACCGGGTGTCCGGCCAGAGCACCCAGCACCAGGGCGTGCTGCCTGACATCGATTACCCGTCGATCATCGACACCAAGGAAATCGGTGAAAGCGCCCTGCCCGAAGCCATGCCGTGGGACACCATCCGGCCGGCGATCAAACCGGCGGTGGACCCGTTCAAACCGTTCCTGGCCCAGCTCAAGTCCGATCATGACACTCGCACCTCCCAGGACGCCGAGTTCGTGTTCATCCGTGACAAGCTGGCCCTGGCGCAGAAGTTGATGCTGGAAAAAACCGTCAGCCTCAACGAAGCCGACCGTCGCGCCCAGCATGCCGACATCGAGACCAAGCAACTGGCGATGGAAAACCTGCGTCGCAAAGCCAAGGGCGAAGCGCCGCTCAAAGAGCTGAAGAAAGAAGACGAAGACCTGATCACCGAACCGGAAAAGACCAAGCCGGAAGACGATGCGTACTTGAGCGAGACCGGGCGAATCCTGCTGGATTACCTGAAACTCAATACAACGGTCGCCAAGCAGGGATGA
- a CDS encoding HAD family hydrolase, giving the protein MALAIFDLDETLIHGDCATLWSEQMGRLGWVDPESFMRRNNELMDAYSHGKLRMEEYMDFSLEPMIGRTPEEVEHLVAPWVEDFIEPIIFSDATRTIAEHRKAGDRILVISASGTHLVGPIAERLGIDEILAIELEVTHGVYSGKTVGTLTYREGKIARLLDWLDAEEENLEGASFYSDSRNDLPLLQRVDYPHVVNPDPVLKAHAELAGWPVHNWK; this is encoded by the coding sequence ATGGCCCTGGCAATTTTTGATCTGGACGAAACCCTGATCCACGGCGATTGCGCCACCCTCTGGAGCGAACAGATGGGGCGCCTGGGCTGGGTCGATCCCGAGTCGTTCATGCGTCGCAACAACGAGCTGATGGATGCCTACAGCCACGGCAAGCTGCGCATGGAAGAGTACATGGATTTCAGCCTGGAACCGATGATCGGCCGCACGCCGGAAGAAGTCGAACATCTGGTAGCGCCCTGGGTGGAAGACTTCATCGAACCGATCATCTTCAGCGACGCCACCCGGACCATCGCCGAACACCGCAAGGCCGGCGATCGGATCCTGGTGATCTCGGCCTCGGGCACGCACCTGGTGGGGCCGATTGCGGAGCGCCTGGGCATCGATGAAATCCTGGCGATCGAGCTTGAAGTCACCCACGGGGTCTATAGCGGCAAGACCGTGGGCACCCTGACCTACCGCGAAGGCAAGATCGCCCGGTTGCTGGACTGGCTGGACGCCGAGGAAGAAAACCTGGAAGGGGCGAGTTTCTACTCCGATTCCCGTAATGACCTGCCGTTGTTGCAACGGGTGGACTACCCCCACGTGGTGAACCCGGATCCGGTGTTGAAGGCCCATGCCGAACTGGCGGGGTGGCCGGTTCATAACTGGAAATAA
- a CDS encoding IS110 family transposase, with product MARKNQQKRFEVIHPHCAGIDIGSREHWVAVHPDQSDPPVRCFSTFTEDLVKLAEWLESLKIKVVAMEATGVYWIPLFELLDSRGFEVYLVNSRATRQITGRKSDVLDCQWIWQLMTHGLLRGAFRPADDICSMRSLVRQRAMKVRDQAKTNRMQKALTQMNIQLANVISNIAGLTGMKIIKAIIGGERDPQVLANFRDGRIKADHQTIARSLHGNWRVEHLHALAQEVAAHDFLEGQITECDQAIVEALDRLPVLNDVPTQPTKPLRSPHRSADEQASLHRALVKIMGVDLTAIPTIGIESALVLASEIGPDLSRFPTQQQFSSWMGLAPPTRISGGKPLPGQVAKVFNRAAQALKQAASSARNDKSFIGASHRARLARMDTSCAIKATAHQLARLIYAMLTKGQPYVEQGMEEFEAKSRDRQLRALQRKATKLGMRLVDVA from the coding sequence ATGGCGCGCAAGAACCAACAGAAACGCTTTGAAGTGATTCACCCTCATTGTGCGGGTATCGATATTGGCAGTCGTGAGCACTGGGTCGCTGTTCATCCTGATCAAAGCGATCCGCCGGTTCGCTGCTTTTCGACCTTTACCGAAGATTTGGTGAAACTGGCCGAATGGCTGGAATCACTGAAAATCAAGGTCGTGGCGATGGAGGCAACCGGTGTTTACTGGATACCCCTATTCGAACTTCTCGATTCGAGAGGCTTTGAGGTGTATCTGGTCAACTCTCGTGCGACCCGCCAGATCACCGGTCGTAAATCTGACGTTCTGGATTGTCAGTGGATTTGGCAACTCATGACTCATGGTTTGCTCAGAGGCGCTTTTCGGCCTGCTGATGATATTTGCTCGATGCGATCCTTGGTTCGTCAGCGTGCCATGAAGGTCCGCGATCAGGCCAAAACCAATCGTATGCAAAAAGCCCTGACCCAGATGAACATCCAGTTGGCCAATGTCATCAGCAATATCGCCGGCCTGACCGGTATGAAAATCATCAAGGCCATTATCGGCGGCGAGCGCGATCCTCAAGTACTGGCCAACTTTCGAGACGGTCGTATCAAGGCAGATCACCAGACCATTGCCCGTAGTTTGCATGGGAACTGGCGAGTCGAGCATCTGCATGCCCTGGCTCAGGAAGTGGCCGCCCATGACTTTCTGGAAGGGCAAATTACCGAATGCGACCAGGCCATCGTCGAGGCTCTAGATCGACTCCCTGTGTTGAACGATGTGCCCACGCAGCCCACCAAGCCATTACGCAGCCCGCATCGCTCCGCAGATGAACAGGCCAGCCTGCATCGTGCGCTTGTGAAAATCATGGGGGTTGATCTGACGGCTATTCCTACCATTGGAATTGAAAGTGCTTTGGTTCTGGCAAGCGAAATCGGGCCTGACTTGTCGCGCTTTCCCACTCAGCAGCAATTCAGTTCATGGATGGGGCTGGCGCCCCCCACCCGAATATCAGGGGGAAAGCCATTACCCGGTCAGGTTGCGAAAGTGTTTAACCGAGCGGCACAGGCTCTGAAGCAGGCCGCTTCCAGTGCTCGTAACGACAAGAGTTTCATCGGTGCCAGTCATCGCGCCCGACTGGCCCGTATGGATACCTCATGCGCGATCAAAGCGACCGCACATCAACTGGCCCGATTGATCTACGCCATGCTGACCAAAGGACAGCCGTATGTGGAGCAAGGCATGGAAGAATTTGAAGCCAAAAGTCGTGATCGCCAGCTCAGAGCCTTGCAACGCAAAGCGACCAAGCTGGGCATGAGGTTGGTTGATGTTGCTTAA
- a CDS encoding Ig-like domain-containing protein, producing MLASTTVKKILPIALGIALLLGCSATSEHLQQLHTNNADEIGRQTAINLTVRYHKKVFDCGPNSPAYLCSGVLFRGTKPSTSYYFWNPSPFSVTSGGVSFSYLREDSKYTKLLYGYDNGFIFRAYHDSGQAAVQPEILCSFPVDSWTFDRDDKGCGQHHTYLGISRECQSQGIISATQWLTHFQSVASAQRPPHQCGFNVRAALGTAAVNAFYASLEARTLGNSDPVLGPIQNEVRVATWPQNAGRDLPIEALFYTPGGLPGAQQYQRDFYAETNRWLPIIVLTLPIITTTGDATFAYRSGDQAFFPGGPLSIDRTPLAVDGFRIFASWPATGADAPGNTVTRRAAGGTPPYRYTSSNTQVATVTAIGQVTGIRRGSAVITVSDSSTPVQSATYTVQVSNTWLLGIVVPGTFTNLAAFHQWLRTVGGYLINSSGQLQTLESLYARPFPLPRGRYWLGEHGGPCPAGYYTYYHAENTQALACALPGESSVTGALYVVPY from the coding sequence ATGTTGGCCTCAACGACAGTAAAGAAAATACTCCCTATTGCCCTTGGCATTGCGCTGTTGTTGGGATGCAGCGCGACTTCCGAACATCTACAGCAGCTGCATACGAATAATGCTGATGAAATAGGCAGGCAGACAGCGATCAATCTGACCGTTCGTTATCATAAAAAAGTATTCGATTGCGGTCCCAACTCGCCGGCATACCTGTGTTCGGGGGTTTTATTCAGAGGTACAAAGCCATCCACGTCGTACTATTTTTGGAACCCCAGCCCTTTTTCTGTGACAAGCGGTGGCGTGTCCTTCTCGTACCTGAGGGAGGATTCGAAATACACCAAGCTGCTCTATGGCTACGACAATGGTTTCATCTTTCGCGCTTATCATGATTCCGGACAGGCAGCGGTTCAGCCAGAGATCCTGTGTTCATTTCCCGTGGACAGTTGGACATTCGATAGGGACGATAAGGGGTGCGGACAGCACCACACGTATCTGGGTATCAGCCGGGAATGCCAATCCCAGGGGATCATCAGCGCCACCCAATGGCTGACGCACTTTCAATCCGTTGCGTCGGCGCAACGGCCACCTCACCAGTGCGGTTTCAATGTGCGTGCTGCACTCGGTACAGCTGCGGTGAATGCGTTCTACGCCAGTCTTGAGGCGCGAACGCTGGGCAATAGCGATCCGGTCCTAGGTCCGATCCAGAACGAAGTACGCGTGGCCACCTGGCCACAGAATGCAGGCCGTGACTTGCCTATCGAAGCGCTTTTCTACACCCCGGGAGGGTTGCCCGGTGCACAGCAATATCAGCGTGATTTCTACGCTGAAACCAACCGATGGCTGCCGATTATTGTCTTGACGTTACCCATCATCACAACAACGGGCGACGCGACATTCGCCTATCGCAGTGGTGACCAGGCATTTTTTCCCGGCGGACCGCTGTCCATCGACCGAACGCCGTTGGCAGTGGATGGCTTCAGGATCTTTGCTTCCTGGCCCGCGACCGGAGCTGATGCTCCCGGCAACACAGTGACGCGCAGGGCGGCGGGTGGAACCCCACCGTACCGGTACACATCCAGCAATACCCAGGTGGCGACGGTCACGGCCATCGGCCAGGTGACAGGGATCAGACGTGGTAGTGCAGTGATTACCGTATCCGATTCGAGCACCCCGGTGCAGTCGGCAACATATACGGTTCAGGTCAGTAACACCTGGTTGCTGGGGATCGTGGTGCCCGGCACCTTCACGAATCTGGCGGCTTTTCATCAATGGCTGAGAACCGTCGGCGGATACCTGATCAACAGCAGTGGGCAGCTCCAGACGCTGGAGAGCCTGTATGCCCGGCCTTTCCCGCTGCCTCGCGGCAGATATTGGCTCGGTGAGCATGGCGGTCCTTGTCCGGCGGGTTACTACACCTACTACCATGCCGAAAATACCCAGGCGCTCGCCTGTGCATTACCTGGCGAAAGCAGCGTGACCGGTGCGCTGTATGTCGTGCCTTATTGA